The Gossypium hirsutum isolate 1008001.06 chromosome D06, Gossypium_hirsutum_v2.1, whole genome shotgun sequence genome contains the following window.
tgcTCGGAATCATGCACTACATCTAGATTTGTCTACAATTTCGCTTTTCACTATTCTGGAGGTTTCATCCAATATTAagggcagtttcagttttctccctctcttatgatattttatttatactgTGATCATATCTATTTGTACATTGCAGACAATGTACATCtgaagtgtggggaggttatttatataattattagaaaattccTGAATTATGTCttatgtttaagtaattttctcatatttctattagaataaatttttatgGATTCGTGATGTTTActgatgtgttttggattaaattcataggtatttgtgcattgattgttttaaactttaagacatgagagaatcaagcatgataagtttattttcagaattaaaaattttaagttgtttccctaaattgaggtattatcttgaagttttagaTTTACAAGATTGAcataaaaaatcttaattttttgtgagattttaagcctttagagcatacatttttcttgctcatttttattattggttatgagtgtgtcaatattgatttgttattctagaacttgcttcgattatgcatgttgagaccacacctttgatttgatatactgagatgataaaggaaCTTAGGTTTTAAACCACTTATCCTATAAAAAGCATAcctacataattaacccttaatgaacccctttgagcctaacacacTATTTCTTGATTCACCCATTAATTTTAACCCTTAACTTATTGTTTTTTCTCATTaagaatttttcatgttttattgaCTCCATTTTTATTgcgatttgatttggttaattgcctGATTAAGCTTTTTGTTTAcgttgctgaattatttcttattgctctcaattaaaaaaatacatatatattgattattatttagttctatgttaattgagcttgaacaattaaattcatattttgagaagaagctcgtgttattcttgaatagttttcgattgatgtaatttttttaatttagcatttgtttattttttagtttagtaatttatcaattcaatctcgattttaaCCAACTTTTTCAGCCTTTCTCCACACCCTTTAACCTAAGCCCAGTTACAAccttttaaagaccttttgatttatgtatcatctcattttatagtggtaaagatttgattttcatgcaagcctatggtaatgacttttcgtgtttgactattgagtgcttatttttgaaccttaaacactttgagtgatttgagtgaatctttagtgagggtgtcgattcttgtcgattttgaattaaaggtaattacttaaataaggggaaatacctatgtttttatgctttaaaaatgttcgacttggattatttgaatctttagtgctcttttagttgaattatcaatgtatggtTATTTATGAATTATGACGAAACATCATTGATGAGAATTATGAGTtgagaaatattaattttaattgtgagttgaggattttgcttaaaGACAAACATACGCCTAaatgtggggatatttgataagccataaaagtaacatgtttttaatcccattcttgatgcttttttggatgatttattatgtaaattagtgaatttgatgctcctaatcctttaaattcatgtttctatacttaggtgagaatAGGGGAGCGAAAGGAatgaaaaacaagccaaaatcgaGCAAAAAGAGTTATTTTCAAcatccacacggcctgagcatttccacacgggtgggccacacgcccatgtgccaactcGTGTCCATTTTGCACCCTGTTTCCCAAACACGCagaaaaacctaatttttaggctttctaagcattctaaagtttataaatatcaattagaagaaaATCTAAGAGAGCACGCAGAGAAGATtaaagaaattactcgaagaacaccatcagaGCCAACTTATAAGCGGAACTctttcaagattgaagatctccttttaactTATTTCGAAGTTTATTTgaatttctttatgtcttgtagtTTTTCTGAATTCGAGatgtttttatttcaaattatgaactaaatttcctagatacctaaggaagatgaaacttatgatgaatcttattatttgatttctgaattacatgataaatacttgattcttattctcaattatgtatgcttatttcgtgttttaatatttttgggatattaattcatgtttaatgtgcttatttcagtggagcaaaagtccctgtttaagagtagatctagcataattgagtggagttgcatgcaatcctagaaataggacgacataaatctaccagattagagtcaaatctaataggggaatccatagatcgagttaatgcgacaataggggttttaattagaaagtgatttcaattaatcaacctagagtcagtttttCTTACTCTCGAATGAggtattaacataatttaaggatttctacggatcaagacacaagtaaataaatcatttaattcagattcagaataataagtgaagtctaggttgattctttcctgggtattgccTTTCTCTTTGGCATcttcaattatttcatatttcattttctgttgtgttcttagttaaattagattagtaaatttagattaaaaacaatcatcccaatttatcggctaaataatagaaaaaaataattactagtacttttagtcctcgtggatacgatattccctactcaccataactatactattgttcgataggtgcgcttgcctttttcgtaattatagttagtttagtggcCATCAACTCCTTTTTAGTGGATTTATATCACTTTGCTTATATGGCATGTGATAGGCAAACACTTTGTTGATATAATTTTGAACTATGCTTGATGATGGATATTGAATGTTAAAGTAGTTAAGTGAtagtattttatatgtttttgtacTCTAATGAAAGTGTATGAAATGGTAGGTAAATTTACTTGACTTTTATGAGGTAATTAAGAATGATTGAGTTATGTAAAATGGCATGAAAAAGGTGTTTATGGTATTTTTGGAGGTTTGTTTAGGCATGTTATGAAATGGTACAATTACTTGTGAAACTGGTTGAGAGATAAGCTTGAAATAGGTCATTTTTGGGCACACACGACCTGGGACATGAACTGTCACACGGCCTTGTGATGCACACGAgcaatccacacgggcgtgttgaaaAATAGTATAGGTATAGTTCTTGCACGGGCTACGGTACGACCGTGTGAGGATATTTCAAATGGTACACGGGCTGACACATGGCctacgacacggccgtgtgatccaaatcagagagttacacaatctatacacatgggtgtgtgaggtTGAACACTGGTCTGTGGGATAGCAACACGGCCATGTCTGGAGCCACATGGTCTGGGctctgtcacacggccatgtgacccctattttgaaattttacatttttgtcccaaattttctattttatcttGAATTGGTCCCTGattgtttctaaagtatttttaagTCCCCggaggctcgatttaaggcccataaatgtatgtattacCCTGACCtgaattgctatgaaattttgttaattaaattggAAACTTGATGCTTTCTGTTATTGATTGTTCTGGATTGTACGGTAATACACCGTAACCTAATCCGATGACGGgtacgggttatgggtgttacaatgCTATATAATCATGTTTAACATTTAGCTTCCATTCTTAAATCACTAATCAATCTACTATGTCAATTAGTCTAATTGATAGCTTTCACATGCCAAATGATTCATAGGTGAGATTATCATTTTTATAGAATTAAACTTAGTCAAATCATGTACCAATTACCTTACAAGCCATGCCAAACATTCAAATTTGAACATTACCATTAACCTATCAACTCAAAATGAATTTATGCATACTAAGAGcccttatgtacatgccacaaagTCTATACTCAAATTGAACATATAACTACCATATTGTTGATAGTGTATGTTTTACGTTGATCCGGCTCGGTAGGTTCCAGAAGGTGACAATCTACAAGGAAAGGAAACAACTAGAGTAAGCATacaaaatgcttagtaagttcaaatggaatTATCATACTTACCTTGATCATTATAAGTATAATATCTACTAATCATTTTGGCATTCACCGTGACTATCATTAACATATAATGATATAACTAGACACATATAAACATTGTCAATCAAGTATGTTAATCAtgttttcatatcaaaattaataTCAATACATTAAGGAAATCACatatctatcacatatctttatCATGCATATACTATCTCATTTCAAATTACATTCAGGTTTTCCGGTTCCATTCAATTGAATATCGCCCGATGGAATTATAGTAAAATAGACCCAGATATACAGGGTAAATaagttgctcacacaagttggcattatatcagggttgctcacacaagctaacattTTATCAAAGTTTTTTACACAAGCTAACTTATATTAGGTTACCCATCCGAGCTAAACCTAAATTACATTTAActcgagaatctgcaacaaatgctagacCTCATTATAACCAATAAGAAATTCATTGTTAGTTAGTTTTATTTTTAGACTGTTTATAGCAATCCGATTAGCAATAATTAAGTATAGGTCCATTTGTGACGTTCTATACCCGGATCCAGTGGATGTGTCGTACGTGGGGTATTACATAAATTATACATTAATGTGATATCAATGATGattgtgtatataaatataagtgCTTATAAGATAAGTATGTATGGAGATGAATGATGGTGTAGTTTGCATATGGTTCATGTAGGTACATGTTTGAAATTGTACGTTTTTGTAGCATAATGTTTATGTTTATCATGTTTGGAGGTGGTTTAGTATTGTATGTTTTAAACTTGGTTTTTGATTCCTATAAGTCAATGTTTTGGTATTGAGATATTAGGTGTCCAAACAAGCGAGTTTTAAGGTAATTTTTGGGTCATGGCATAGAGGTATCAATACTTGGACCCTATGATATCGCAACAAGTCAAACATAATGTCAAGTTCTACAGTGCTAAGAACTTGTATCAGTATAACTGGGAACTTGTATCAATACCACAGTGTTTGATCAAGTCCTTATACTATTTGGAACTCTTTTGATCTATTAAGGCTTGTTTTTTTTGTCTCGGACAcctaaaaatagttttaaataatttcaacatGGTTTTAAAGTCTTAGAATTAATTGATctattttctatgatttttataaaatgttttaaaaattctaCTTCCTAACTTAATGTAATGAATGGTAGATCGTGAGATAGTTGTTATCAATCTAACTTGATTCAAGACAAACATGAGTtctcaaaaaattatttagaaaGTTCTGTCAGCTACTGACATCAGAATCTAAGAATTTTCCCATTACATTCCCGAGATTCTTCGCTGGACTTTCTGAAGCAATCCTCGGCGGCAAGTCATGTACATGAACCCAAAAATCTATGAGCAAGAATTCCACATCCTTCATATTTTCCCCTTTTGAAAGCTGACGAATAAGGAGGCCATGTGCCTCCAAAGATAATCTCCTCCATATCAATCATGTGAGAAAAATGAATCAAGTAAAGCTCAGCATCTCCAATTGACTTAATACTCGCCCCTTGTAGTGGCTTCCATAAAGAGAGACGAGTTGTCACCATAGTAGCAAAATTGATAACCCTTTGGCTGAGTAATTTACCCACAAAGCAGAGATCGGAAGCTGCAATGAACTCCTCACAATCAAGAAGTAATTCTTTATCTTCATTTTCTTAAATTGTTGTATTCTGAAAGTCCAACTCCATAGTAGAAAAGAGAAATacgaaacaaagaaaaaaaaaacaaattcttGACCAAGCAAGATTAATGCACTCTTAGACAAGAGAGACAGAGGGAAGACTTCGtataggaattttttttttttaacattttttatggAGCGCTCGATTAAATGCTGAAATGATGATGAAACAACAAGAGCAACTTCAGTTGAGAGTTTTGTCGTTaataatgtttaattaaattaaataattaaatcagtCACATGAACCTAACTTCAGTCCTGGAGCAAATGTGTATGCCAAGTTAGTAGCAACTTGAAAGGAATTGGCGTGCTCACCACCGACAATAGGAATGCGTACCacctttttattatttcatttcataCAAAGATGTATATGATTAACCATTCCCTCTGTATCAATTCTAAGAAATTTGTTTTattcaactaattttttattattttataatatcgaTTATCGTTTCAACCTTCGACGGATGTCAAGTCCCTTTCAgcataatttaatttcatcatgtaTTGTTGTAAGTAGGACAAAGCAGCTGATGACACACCACCTTCCATCTCTTTCTACATATATCAGACCATTTGCATATACGTACAATTTCTTGTAACTATGATAATTCTATAAAAACAGTTTTGAACAATTTTGATTTagctttaaattttataatattatctcCTCTCTTTAAAAAAATTGGGGGCCTGGCATGAAAGGTTGTAGGTGAGTAAAGGGTAGTGCCTTTTATTGAAACCTTCTAATTTAACGACGGATCTACATTCCCAACActaataaagtaataaaagagacttttatttaattttcatttattaatatTAGTAAGAAACTTTTTGTAAGCCTGTAATAACCCAACGCTTGGCCACCACCAACCTTATTTCATCTTCCAATATATGAACCCATTCAGAAAAAGAAATGTACGTGCAATTATAAGTGACTGGATATTCAACAGAAACATGTAAAGACATTATTGCTAGTGATGTCATGAGTTCGTGAATTTGACGATGCGCTCGCGTTACCTTACATGATTGAGCAACCATTTGGGTTCTCGTCGCTAAAACATTCACCGCGGCTCGTGTAACAGTAGCTATACCCGCCGCCGCCGCCCCAGCTGTCATAAACTGGCCTACCGTAAGTCTGGTAACATGGGCGTAGGGGTGGAGGTGGTCCACCATAATAGCAAGGTCCCCCACCAACGCCATGATAGCATTCCGTGCAACAGCATCCGATGGGGGGATAAGCCATTGGTGGTGGAGGACAAGGTTCTGGAACCTTTGGTGCTGATGCTGGTGGTTTCGGTGGTGGTTCTTTTGGTTTCTCAGGTTCCTTAGGCTTTTCGGGTTCTTTCGGTTTTTCGGGTTGTTTAGGTTTCTCGGGTTCTTTGGGTTTTTCGGGTTCTTTTGGTTTTTCGGGTGCTTTAGGCTTTTCGGGTTCTTTTGGTTTTTCTGGTACTTTAGGCTTCTCTGGTTCTTTGGGTTTTTCAGGTTCTTTGGGCTTTTCGGGTTCTTTAGGCTTCTCAGGCTCCTTGGGTTTGGGAGGAGGAGGTGGAGGTTTGATCTCAATGCTCTTGATTGATCCAGCACCCTTGCAACATATCTTGTCCCTCAGCTTCTCAGGATTGCAGCATACCACAGTAATGGTCACGGTGTTGGCTTTCTCATCGTATATCTGGTCTCGTATTTCTCTTGTTCGCAAAAACCCATCATCAAAAAATTATCAACTTAAACCATATAAAAAACTACTTTGCAATTATTAAAATGCTATACACACAAAGGAGAAGCA
Protein-coding sequences here:
- the LOC107901829 gene encoding protein PYRICULARIA ORYZAE RESISTANCE 21, translating into MAEKVTIMVLKVDLQCWRCYKKVKKVLCKFPQIRDQIYDEKANTVTITVVCCNPEKLRDKICCKGAGSIKSIEIKPPPPPPKPKEPEKPKEPEKPKEPEKPKEPEKPKVPEKPKEPEKPKAPEKPKEPEKPKEPEKPKQPEKPKEPEKPKEPEKPKEPPPKPPASAPKVPEPCPPPPMAYPPIGCCCTECYHGVGGGPCYYGGPPPPLRPCYQTYGRPVYDSWGGGGGYSYCYTSRGECFSDENPNGCSIM